In Microplitis mediator isolate UGA2020A chromosome 9, iyMicMedi2.1, whole genome shotgun sequence, the DNA window ACTATTAATAACAACATTCGAATACACATCCGGAGTACTTTCATTCGCGGAACCAAAGCCAGTAGTGGATTCCTGGGAGCGTTATGGCTTCATAACTTTGCTGTTGTATTTATTGAGACTGCTAACATTACTGGCACTGCCACAAACGTTGTTCAATTTCCTGGGACTGACAATATACAACGCGTTTCCCGACAAGGTAACGCTCAAAGGCTCGCCATTGTTGGCGCCATTTATAAACATACGGGTAGTGACCCGCGGGGATTATCCGCAGTTGGTCAAAACGAATGTGACCCGTAACCTGAACAAGTGCATAGACGCGGGTCTGGAGAACTTCCAGATAGAAGTCGTCAGTGACAAGCCGATTGGATTGATGTCGCACAGAAGAATCCGGGAGCTGGTGGTTCCGAGCGAGTACCGGACCAAGTCCGGGGCCTTGTTCAAAGCGCGCGCGCTCCAGTACTGCCTCGAGGACGGGGTCAACGAGCTGGCTGACCATGACTGGATCGTCCATCTCGACGAAGAAACTCTTCTTACAGAAAACTCGATCCACGGGATCCTGAACTTTGTCCTCGACGGCAAGCATCCTTTCGGCCAGGGTCTCATCACTTACGCGAACGAGAATGTCGTCAACTGGATCACCACCATGGCCGACAGCTTCAGGGTCGCTGACGACATGGGCAAGCTCAGGTTCCAGTTCGTCATGTTCCACAGGCCGCTTTTTAGTATGAAAGGTTCCTACGTCGTCACCCAGGTCAGTAATTCATTTAAGCTCCAGCTGATATTCATTTAGGGGGAGTAGGGTTTTAAAGGCGAAAAAgaagcatatttttgtgattttttcccggcgagatgagtaatataattttattaaacttaatcacttattattgtacaacttttaaagaatatcagaaaaaattttcaacgaaaaatatttattaataagccggtgacgttgaatctccggaggcgcctcgaaaaaaagtcgttttgcggtgaacatcataactcgttaccggatcatcggaaaaaaaaaattgatatgcattttaaagttgatgtatttctcgaggtaaccacgaagagttttttttttttttttttttttcgattttttgcagcacttggaagtgaaaaacgcgattttagctcaaaaaatcgcggttaatttgttattaaaaaatagaaaaaaatgaaaaacaaaaaaaaactcttcgtagttacctgttgatttatgtgaagaagtaatgttcaaattttcaaagggatcggttcagtacattttgagttatgatgttcacggactttaaaaataacgttttcgggaaaatccatttaaagttttttattcgtgaaaatttgaaataaactatcaataaaagaatatgaatttttatacttatattgagtcatcagtttacatcatttgaaagacacacagccggagaaagggattcggaagaacaaagaaaattgcagctgatttctactaggggtatGTAGGGGCAGGTCGGGCAGGTTTAAAAATCAGGTATACCGGCCGGTCATTTGAAACGCTGTAACTccgttagttttactcggattgatttaaaatttgtacacaatattctcgacatattgttcattcagaaaaaaaataaaaaaaaaaataattttaaaaccctATCCCCCcccttaattaattttcttctgACCTGACAGACTGGTGCCGAGAAACACGTGTCCTTTGACAATGGGCTAGACGGTTCCATAGCCGAGGACTGTTTCTTCGCGCTGAAGGCCTACAGCCTCGGGTACACCTTCAACTTCATCGAGGGCGAGATGTGGGAAAAGTCGCCATTCACGATATCGGACTTCATCCAGCAGCGCAAGCGCTGGATCCAAGGTATCTACTTAGTCGTACACTCCAAGCTAATtcctttgaaaaaaaaaatattcctagCGATTTCCTGGTACTCGTGGGTAACTTTACCTCTTAGTACTTCAAACATTCTGTTGGCTGGACTCTGTCCTATCAACTGTCCGGTGATAATGGACGCACTTTGTGCGTTCATCGGTgcaataagtatatatatgtatatatttggtGTAGTTAAATCATTCTCGTTAAACCGCTTTGGGTTAATGAGGTACTTAGTATTTATTTCCGGTGCCCTGGCTATTATTCCATTTAATTTGATAACTGAAAATATTGCTGTGATTTGGGCACTTTTTGGTAagaaacataaattttatgttgTCAGTAAGGAACTAGGACCGGCGATTACTGTTTAGATTTGAACGTTTTGATAAAATGTCCACTTGTATGGGTCAATTttgagaattatttatttatgtatttatttgaataacgTTTACGGCTGAAGGATGcgttgtacaaaaaaatgttaagatacattttttttagcaaatttaattgtctacaaaaaaggtccttatcaATTTTCCTTAAATTCTGTAACTTCACccgcaatttaatttttaaattttaaaaaatcaaatcactaattttcaaatttttctatgattaTTTCCCTGACCTTTTGCGGCTTAAGGACGCATCCTACATTAAAACacataaggaccttttttgtagcaaatttgattgtctacaaaaaaggtcctcatcAATTTTTGCGTATCTTCATATTGTAGAGAGTTAGAAGCTCGAGTAATGAAATTGATAGAAAATAGCAATgggaattttgttttatcgattTTGAGGATCGAGaattgaaaatatcgaaaaagtcaaagataccttttttgtagagcgtaaaatttcctacaagaaagCTCCTGATGACTTTTTCCcagatcaatatttaaatattaaatttaaataatttaacttagtcaataaaaatttactacgTCGGCCTAGTGGGTCAGAGGCGAGACTTCTAACTCGCAGGTCACGGGTTCGATCCCAGCCGacgtcagtatttttttttttataaagaaaattagaaagtaaaaatattgagcaACGCggacgtaatttttttaataattattttaattaaattatttttacggctGAAGGATGCGTTGTacgaaaaaatgttaagatacattttatttagcaAATTCAAttgcctacaaaaaaggtctttatCAATTTTCCTTAAATTCTGTAACTTCACtcgcaatttaatttttaaatttttaaaaattaaatcactaATTTCCGAATATTtctacatttattttctttgtccTTTTGCGCCTCAAGGACGCGACCTACATTAAAATACCTaagaaccttttttgtagcaaatttaattgtctacaaaaaaggtcctcatcACTTTTTACGTATCTTCATATTTTAGCGATCTAGAAGCTAAATGATAAGACGCTCTGAGTAGAAAAGCGGCGCGTTGGCAGCGCTTGCCTTCGGCTCGTGATGCCAAGTTTCGTACCGCGCCaacgtaaaataatttttcatacaagTGGACacccacaattttttttaaatcaatcaattaatttacatttattaattaacttaataattactttaaaaaacgaCAATCGCTGAtagttacatatttttaattattaattacatgggtattaaattattcaaagaaACAAACAATCAATTAATGTTAAAAAacgcttttattatttagtatttaagaTCAAcactttgattaaattaaattagtgCCATCTTTGCTCTtgactttttttatgtttaattaattgattaattttgttggtttttttttaaatgtctagTCATAGGCggcataaatttttgattttaaaaattaatcaatcaactgatcaattaaattattaactaatttataaacaacgaaaaaaaaaattatcagtcaATTTCTGAGTGTTCGCGTTTAAATTTAAGCCCGCGGGCGGATGTACGGATGTACGAGTTGCGTATATCTggaaaactaattaatttatttgaatttttttcgcggGAATTGAAAAAGAGGGCTGTGTTCTGTAGCTCATCAAATTTTGAAGTCAATCTGTACGttagttttgaaattatttcgaaaaaaatacttcgTACAGAATTTCGTAACCtgtacgaaaaatttttgaactttgaattcaaattctgGGCGAAATATCACggatacgaaaaaaattaatgaaagcaattttgtagagaatttaatttcctacgaaaaagaTCCTGAGGAATTTTtacgtaatttcaaaaattcgcttagaattttaatttttattaaataaaaaaataacgaaatttaaatttttgaaaatttcgcggggtttagtaaaataaaaaatcttccaattaaaattattaattagagaAAGAAATTAGTAATCATTGAACAAAATGAGATTCGTAAGCaatcaaacaaatttttttttattttaccaaagtattaataataataataataattaaaattaataataacaatcatatcaaagataaaaataagtattactaataaatgagcaattattattattgttattattaataataataatttaaaaatcgagttaattatttttttgatgaacgcacataattaatttctttaaattatcaaCTGTCTTCATTATTGTAGattaataaatgtatgtaatgtaaaaaaaatgaggttaattataaaaataagtcaactgtgaaattaattataacttttgttagattgtatttaaatattaaattaaaataaagataattaaaaaaaattattcattagaattgtgttttattaattttaagcctCAAGgattgaaaatatcaaaaaagtcagagataccttttttgtagagcgtaaaatttcctacaaaaaagctcCTGATGACTTTTTTCCCAgatcaatatttaaacaataaaaggGAACATTTTAAGttagtcattaaaaatttactacgTCGGCGCCGTAGGTCAGAGGCGAGACTTCTAACTCACGGGTCCCGGGTTCAATCCCAGCCGacgtcagtaatttttttttataaagaaaatttgatagtaaaaatattgggCAACGCtgaggtaattttttaaataactattttaattaaatcatttctaTGGCTAAAGGATgcgttatataaaaaaatgttataatacattttttttagtaaattcaattgtctacaaaaaaggtcctcatcAATTTACCTCAATTTCTGTAACTTGTCCTACAATTTTAGTAAAagagaattttgaaatcaaattttcaaatataactgtatttattttctttgacCTTTTCCAGGTTAAGGATGAATCCTACACTAAAATActtaaggaccttttttgtagtaaatttcattgcctacaaaaaaggtccttatcaatttttatctaCCTTCGTATTCCACCGAGCTAGAAGCTTAAATGTTAACCTCTGTTACAGTAATTTGTGAtgtataattacatataattaggcaaaataattttttcccagGTAACTGCTTCCAATATCACAAATTGaccaggtcacagcgaagtattcaggttttccgtaattttgtgtccctggacgttttaaaatattttacacatcacaatagattagaacagtagtattttcttatagtctagggtctttattgtcgtcagaatccattgtactaatctattgggccgtttaaataattcaaaattattaggtcacagcgaagtattcaggttttccgtaattttgtgtcccaggacgttttaaaatattttacacatcacaatagattagaacagtagtattttcttaatgtctagggtctttattgtcgtcagagtccattgtactaatctattgggccttttgaataattcaaaattattaggtcacagcgaagtattcaggttttccgtaattttgtgtcccaggacgttttaaaatattttacacat includes these proteins:
- the LOC130674340 gene encoding beta-1,4-mannosyltransferase egh, which codes for MTILSGILLTSTVKHVSHCCFLILLITTFEYTSGVLSFAEPKPVVDSWERYGFITLLLYLLRLLTLLALPQTLFNFLGLTIYNAFPDKVTLKGSPLLAPFINIRVVTRGDYPQLVKTNVTRNLNKCIDAGLENFQIEVVSDKPIGLMSHRRIRELVVPSEYRTKSGALFKARALQYCLEDGVNELADHDWIVHLDEETLLTENSIHGILNFVLDGKHPFGQGLITYANENVVNWITTMADSFRVADDMGKLRFQFVMFHRPLFSMKGSYVVTQTGAEKHVSFDNGLDGSIAEDCFFALKAYSLGYTFNFIEGEMWEKSPFTISDFIQQRKRWIQGIYLVVHSKLIPLKKKIFLAISWYSWVTLPLSTSNILLAGLCPINCPVIMDALCAFIGAISIYMYIFGVVKSFSLNRFGLMRYLVFISGALAIIPFNLITENIAVIWALFGKKHKFYVVSKELGPAITV